A single window of Debaryomyces hansenii CBS767 chromosome F complete sequence DNA harbors:
- a CDS encoding DEHA2F22924p (similar to CA5634|IPF477 Candida albicans IPF477), with amino-acid sequence MVIQHKIYSDQVPELVERALKLYEDKTESKKDRRIIISLAGIPGSGKSTLSAELVKQLNTRVKAIVVQQDGFHLYRSELKKLPNSEEAFLRRGAPFTFNAKKFLDLVSHLNDEKYVNSTIQVPTFDHKLKDPIENDKSIDPDTNIIIIEGNYVLLKDLYWNDITKFVDETWFVDVPLNLVKERIIKRHLEAGIAENEQEAIARADGNDLLNAEYILKNSKSADLTIMTR; translated from the coding sequence ATGGTTATCCaacataaaatatattctgaTCAAGTTCCGGAGTTAGTGGAAAGAGCTTTAAAATTATACGAAGATAAAACTGAAAGTAAGAAAGATCGGAGAATAATTATCTCATTGGCCGGTATTCCTGGCTCAGGCAAATCAACATTATCAGCAGAGCTTGTGAAACAGCTAAACACAAGGGTTAAAGCAATTGTAGTTCAACAGGATGGGTTTCACTTATACAGATcagaattgaagaagttacCGAATTCAGAAGAGGCATTCCTTAGAAGAGGAGCACCTTTCACATTTAATGCTAAAAAGTTCTTGGACTTAGTTTCACAtttaaatgatgaaaagtATGTCAATAGTACCATTCAAGTGCCAACGTTTGATCATAAATTAAAAGATcctattgaaaatgataaactGATAGATCCAGATAcgaatataattattatagaaGGAAACTACgttttattgaaagatcTATATTGGAATGACATTACTAAATTTGTTGACGAAACATGGTTTGTTGATGTCCCATTGAACTTGGTAAAAGAAAGGATTATAAAAAGACACTTGGAAGCAGGAATTGCTGAAAATGAACAAGAAGCAATTGCGAGAGCTGATGGTAATGACTTACTCAACGCGGagtatattttaaagaattctAAATCGGCAGATTTAACTATTATGACGAGGTAG
- a CDS encoding DEHA2F22946p (weakly similar to CA5635|IPF474 Candida albicans IPF474) — protein MFDLPLSWNSIFIPFVNPRKVIYGYQCDFNNKAYSIYITDFKNVWLERLSKQDIIDKANSYGIEDTEDEKLHYLLEVLRNGVECGDVDKTLSFSITKINRTMSDNENTIQAKFTGEIDWDFSVVKQSPSNAIDVISQINFQQFENHNYLNYKVEQLERLINIKDHYIVYLSENYKAINGDELIKKYRKNNKADAKYLHKYDRKLWSRKTENSYMDVVKKEQNSNENWYDKVWLSIEKSINDKRAWIFSKTFAADTSNEPIHIKQETDESLESSDDKPTPVIKKESSDISPKKRPVVRKIGIIGPRKRKLESSTNNAQTVSVNDDANKRSTIIKEE, from the coding sequence atgttTGATCTTCCCTTATCTTGGAACTCGATATTTATCCCCTTTGTTAACCCTCGCAAAGTTATTTACGGATATCAGTGTgacttcaataataaagcaTATAGCATTTATATCACAGACTTTAAGAACGTATGGTTAGAAAGACTATCCAAACAAGATATTATCGATAAGGCAAATAGTTATGGGATCGAAGATACAGAGGATGAAAAGCTCCATTATCTACTTGAGGTATTAAGGAATGGAGTTGAATGTGGAGATGTTGATAAAACTTTGCTGTTCTCGATTACGAAGATAAACAGAACTATGTCGGATAATGAGAACACCATACAAGCTAAGTTTACTGGGGAGATAGACTGGGACTTTTCTGTAGTGAAACAGTCACCATCTAATGCAATTGACGTTATATctcaaatcaattttcaaCAGTTTGAAAATCATAATTATCTCAATTATAAGGTTGAGCAATTAGAAAGGCTCATTAATATAAAAGATCACTATATCGTTTATTTGTCTGAGAACTACAAGGCCATCAATGGCGATGAACTAATCAAAAAGTACAGGAAAAACAATAAAGCGGATGCCAAATATTTACATAAATATGATAGAAAATTGTGGAGTCGAAAGACAGAGAATTCCTATATGGATGTGGTAAAAAAAGAGCaaaattctaatgaaaattgGTATGACAAAGTATGGCTAAGCATAGAGAAGTCTATTAACGATAAAAGAGCTTGGATTTTCTCCAAGACTTTCGCAGCAGATACTTCAAATGAACCAATACATATAAAACAAGAGACAGATGAGTCATTAGAGCTGTCAGATGACAAGCCCACGCCAGTTATCAAGAAAGAAAGTAGTGACATTTCTCCTAAGAAGCGGCCTGTGGTGAGgaaaattggaattattggCCCTAGAAAACGAAAACTAGAGAGTTCAACAAATAATGCCCAGACTGTATCTGTAAATGACGATGCGAATAAAAGACTGACTATAATAAAGGAAGAATGA
- a CDS encoding DEHA2F22968p (similar to CA5636|IPF473 Candida albicans IPF473): MSLPSKYAPEGLSTSDQKRTITVGRNRPKKPINYAIKTIEDRIDEAVKHSPYNIEDKDRPYEDDIEMVPMDDYNEVEIISDFVKTSRNNNDILVDDSMDIVSETETNNRLNDLGNVSYLVVDTNFILSHLNVVNGLQEVADDYRLQIIIPITVMKELDGLKNSNRIANEESSDKISNQSVGHLARWANDWIYSALAKNSPVVRGQKLRQRLDKSNTKDDAILDCCLYFKENYQTSLVVLLSNDKNFCLKALSNDILTVSYRKHMDVDIIAKTIYTENLRRFGKLESDPIEIAQPDNRIPYEMSEPKVLQHESNTSFDQASRNIFQEVQTLTLSVTHHCMENNYGEDIDLIRNYDRNTVTSLKHCSEVIIRFWLPVFSNYFKGSRTKPFVEVEEGKKVIKQPILVDIPLEKKQLNEFIELWSDILSTLYSAEMNEQQNDALELLIKRWKYSASLLT; the protein is encoded by the coding sequence ATGTCACTACCTTCAAAATATGCACCCGAAGGATTGAGCACATCTGATCAAAAGAGAACCATTACGGTTGGTCGCAATCGACCTAAGAAACCAATAAACTATGCCATCAAAACAATCGAAGATAGGATTGATGAGGCAGTAAAACATTCACCATATAATATCGAGGACAAAGATAGACCATAcgaagatgatattgaaatggTGCCTATGGATGATTACAATGAGGTGGAAATAATATCAGATTTCGTGAAAACCAGTAGAAATAACAATGATATCTTGGTCGATGATTCAATGGATATAGTATCGGAGACTGAAACTAACAATAGACTTAATGATTTGGGAAATGTTTCTTATTTGGTTGTTGATACTAACTTTATACTATCTCATTTAAATGTTGTGAATGGGTTACAAGAAGTGGCTGATGATTATAGATTACAAATTATAATACCTATTACTGTgatgaaagaattagatggcttgaaaaattcaaatagGATAGCCAACGAAGAGTCTTCTGACAAAATCTCTAACCAATCGGTAGGTCATTTAGCCAGATGGGCCAATGACTGGATATATTCGGCATTAGCTAAGAATAGTCCAGTTGTACGAGGACAAAAATTGAGACAGAGACTAGATAAATCTAATACTAAAGATGATGCCATATTAGATTGTTGTTTGTATTTTAAAGAGAATTATCAGACGTCTTTGGTGGTACTACTTTCAAACGATAAGAACTTTTGCCTAAAGGCCCTTTcaaatgatattttaaCCGTTAGTTACCGTAAACATATGGATGTTGATATTATTGCTAAGACAATATACACTGAAAATCTAAGAAGGTTTGGAAAACTAGAAAGTGACCCAATAGAAATAGCTCAGCCTGATAACCGAATACCGTATGAAATGCTGGAGCCAAAAGTCCTTCAACATGAGAGTAATACTTCATTTGATCAGGCCTCACGAAATATATTCCAAGAGGTACAGACTCTCACTCTCTCTGTAACACATCATTGCATGGAAAATAATTATGGAGAGGATATAGACCTCATTAGGAACTATGATCGGAATACTGTAACTTCACTTAAGCATTGCTCTGAAGTTATAATAAGGTTTTGGCTCCCAGTCTTTTCTAATTACTTTAAAGGAAGTCGTACTAAACCATTCGTCGAAGTAGAAGAAGGGAAGAAAGTGATAAAGCAACCGATATTAGTAGATATACCCTTAGAAAAAAAGCAACTAAACGAATTCATAGAATTATGGTCTGATATATTATCTACATTATATCTGGCAGAAATGAATGAACAGCAAAATGATGCTTTAGAACTTCTCATTAAGAGATGGAAATACAGTGCATCATTACTAACCTAA
- a CDS encoding DEHA2F22990p (some similarities with uniprot|P43620 Saccharomyces cerevisiae YFR048W RMD8 Cytosolic protein required for sporulation) has protein sequence MSSGSNTSSSNGNQRPTAKRSPSILVTDARSTTLKGARAPFAGHNYKKQQQQQQRQQRVLPSRSNKYTDISVDKLLSNSSDIPSGQRRLPPTLSNSGRNTAVNSLGSSNRAMSPPPGQVRVPNTMYMEPGLSRKNMRSIPKLSQSLPSRTSKTSQKLVLIPDQQRYNSSPPPPPPQAHQPVLAATPGVTPDLQAQIQRSRAELMPKEARAHEFSRMTAYFICEQFNLIPVSNFLKENHEVKPRLYDEALYIPYSLPLLPGADSFRVKSNNSAKLLPNKRYMEKLINKSEQTDHLYEYYSGVETIEDANNYSMDPELETFDSNAPFDPSEPQFFAPPFESDENESDGNSSSDSESKPNSTKQHGSGSQTNKTNDNRDSKTSNDDSDKSPSSSVAQAELSKHHAEMFIFRYGIVVFWNFSEIHEKNILADLAFASDKPQPLLVNPIHEQDIETEEFHFEYDDQIHRPRIYNDMITLRSGDHLIKLTMSHAIAQSTKLCLFESRMVNNLQSISKLPKKLALTGRLGLKRQQLLKKSGKLFKLRVDVNLSSSILDTPDFFWSFEPALHPLYNGVREYLEIDQRVQVLNDRCKVFLEFSDIVSDSMNEKNTNRITWMIIVIIFMSLSVSVFEFILQIV, from the coding sequence ATGAGCTCCGGGTCGAATACTTCAAGCTCGAATGGAAATCAAAGACCTACAGCGAAAAGGTCGCCGTCGATTTTGGTCACAGATGCAAGGAGCACAACGTTAAAAGGTGCTCGGGCACCTTTTGCCGGCCACAACTATAAAaagcaacagcaacaacaacagaGGCAACAGAGAGTGTTGCCATCGAGATCGAATAAATATACAGATATTTCCGTAGACAAACTATTGAGTAATTCGAGTGATATTCCATCAGGACAGAGAAGACTTCCACCTACGCTATCGAATAGTGGTAGGAATACTGCGGTCAATTCACTTGGATCTTCGAATCGAGCTATGTCACCACCCCCAGGACAAGTACGGGTGCCGAATACTATGTACATGGAACCGGGTTTGCTGCGAAAAAACATGAGAAGCATTCCTAAATTATCACAATCATTACCATCGAGAACATCGAAAACGTCACAGAAGTTAGTGTTAATTCCAGATCAACAGCGTTATAATTCatcaccaccaccaccaccaccacaAGCACATCAACCAGTCTTAGCAGCAACCCCAGGTGTCACCCCTGATTTACAAGCACAAATACAAAGATCGAGAGCTGAACTTATGCCGAAGGAAGCAAGGGCCCATGAATTTAGTCGTATGACAGCGTATTTCATTTGTGAGcaattcaatttaataCCTGTATCGAACTTCTTGAAGGAGAATCATGAAGTGAAGCCTCGTCTATACGATGAAGCACTTTACATACCATACTCCTTGCCGTTGTTGCCTGGTGCAGATAGCTTTAGAGTCAAATCTAACAATTCTGCGAAATTACTTCCTAATAAAAGATACatggaaaaattaataaataaaagtGAACAAACAGACCATTTATATGAATACTATTCAGGAGTCGAAACTATCGAAGATGCCAATAATTATTCGATGGATCCTGAGCTAGAGACGTTTGATAGCAACGCTCCATTTGATCCATCCGAACCTCAATTTTTTGCACCACCTTTTGAATCAGATGAGAATGAAAGTGATGGCAATTCCAGTAGTGATAGCGAATCAAAACCAAATAGTACAAAGCAACATGGATCTGGATCCCAGACAAACAAAACCAATGATAATAGGGATTCTAAAACATCCAATGATGATTCTGATAAACTGCCTTCCAGTAGTGTAGCGCAAGCAGAATTATCTAAGCATCATGCCGAAATGTTCATCTTCAGGTACGGCATTGTTgtattttggaatttttcTGAAATTCATGAAAAAAACATTCTAGCAGACCTTGCATTTGCATCTGACAAACCACAGCCACTATTGGTGAATCCAATCCACGAGCAGGACATAGAGactgaagaatttcattttgaatatgatgatCAAATACACAGACcaagaatatataatgaCATGATTACGTTAAGATCTGGTGATCATCTTATCAAATTGACGATGTCCCATGCAATAGCTCAACTGACGAAGTTGTGTTTATTTGAGAGTAGAATGGTGAATAATTTACAACTGATTTCGAAGTTGCCTAAGAAATTAGCTTTGACGGGTAGACTAGGATTGAAGAGGCaacaattattgaaaaagtcaggtaaacttttcaaattacGAGTTGACGTGAATCTTTCGAGCTCAATTCTAGACACCCCAGACTTTTTTTGGTCTTTCGAGCCTGCATTGCATCCATTATACAACGGTGTTCGTGAATATTTAGAAATCGACCAAAGAGTTCAAGTCTTAAACGATAGATGTAAAGTTTTCTTGGAATTTCTGGACATCGTTAGTGACAGTATGAACGAAAAGAACACTAATAGAATAACTTGGATGATTATTGTCATCATATTTATGAGCTTATCTGTTAGTgtctttgaatttatattacaaaTTGTATAG
- a CDS encoding DEHA2F23012p (similar to uniprot|P46655 Saccharomyces cerevisiae YGL245W GUS1 Glutamyl-tRNA synthetase (GluRS)) — translation MSFSLTVAAKAPLVAYPSLIGVGFIDASDSEISIPIEFVDEKTVDSTDAGVKLVTPEGKTYSNQLDILNYLAEKFPSILGEQAKSQEWVKFALDKLSNKNFKELAGDLEKLDAHLNFRSFVIGYSYSLADVAIWGVLRANALMGSVIKNGVYTNVSRWYNLLAADKKFDGSVENMTKLVNELRKSAKSSKNGGKKETHKANFEIDLPNAEVGKVVTRFPPEPSGYLHIGHAKAAVLNEYFAHAYKGKLIIRFDDTNPTKEKIEFQDSIIEDLALLGIKGDKITYSSDYFQDMYDLAIKLIKEGKAYCDDTPLEKMREERMVGDASARRERSIEENLKIFTEEMKNGTEGGLKNCLRAKIDYTALNKTLRDPVIYRCNVTPHHRTGSEWKIYPTYDFCAPVVDSIEGVTHALRTNEYRDRNAQYNWIIDALGLRKVDIWDFARVNFVRTLLSKRKLQWFVDKNYVSNWDDPRFPTVRGVRRRGMTVEGIRNFIIAQGPSRNIINLDWSVIWALNKKIIDPAAPRHTAVDAKNVVPVKLLNGPSEPFTEEKPKHKKNPEVGNKPVIYSNQVLIDQADAEGLVDGEEITFMDWGNVIISKVVKEGDVVKSIEANLHLEGDFRKTSKKITWLADTKDKVEVELMDFDHLITKDKLEEGDSFEDFLTPQTEFTVEAIADLSVRNMKAGDIIQFERKGYYRVDQPYSEGKRPVLYNIPDGKTVSRYGTKK, via the coding sequence ATGAGTTTTAGTTTAACAGTAGCTGCCAAGGCTCCGTTAGTCGCATACCCATCTTTAATTGGTGTCGGATTTATCGATGCCAGTGATTCTGAGATCTCAATCCCAATCGAATTTGTCGATGAGAAGACAGTTGATTCCACAGACGCTGGTGTCAAATTGGTTACTCCAGAAGGCAAAACTTATTCTAACCAGTTAGATATTTTAAACTACTTAGCAGAAAAATTTCCATCTATTCTTGGTGAACAAGCCAAATCTCAAGAATGGGTCAAATTTGCCTTGGACAAATTATCTAATAAGAACTTCAAGGAATTAGCAGgtgatttagaaaaattagatGCCCACTTAAATTTCAGATCATTCGTTATTGGATACTCCTATTCCTTAGCTGATGTTGCTATCTGGGGTGTATTGAGAGCCAATGCTTTAATGGGTTCTGTTATCAAGAATGGCGTTTACACAAATGTCTCGAGATGGTACAACTTATTAGCTGCTGATAAAAAGTTTGACGGTAGTGTTGAAAACATGACCAAATTAGTCAATGAATTAAGAAAGTCAGCTAAGTCATCCAAGAATGGGGGTAAGAAAGAGACCCACAAAGCTAACTTTGAAATCGATTTACCAAATGCTGAAGTTGGTAAGGTTGTTACTCGTTTCCCACCTGAACCATCTGGGTATTTGCATATTGGACATGCTAAGGCCGCAGTCTTGAATGAATACTTTGCTCATGCTTACAAGGGTAAATTGATTATCAGATTCGACGACACTAATCcaacaaaagaaaagattGAATTCCAGGACTCgattattgaagatttggcCTTGTTAGGTATTAAAGGTGATAAAATCACATATTCTTCAGACTATTTCCAAGATATGTACGATTTagcaattaaattaatcaagGAAGGTAAAGCTTACTGTGATGATACTCCGTTAGAAAAGAtgagagaagaaagaatggTTGGTGATGCTTCTGCTAGAAGAGAAAGATCTATCGAAgaaaacttgaaaattttcacagaagaaatgaagaatGGTACCGAAGGAGGTTTGAAGAATTGTCTTAGAGCTAAGATTGATTATACTGCTTTAAACAAAACCTTAAGAGATCCAGTTATCTACAGATGTAATGTTACGCCACATCACAGAACAGGAAGCGAATGGAAGATTTACCCAACTTATGATTTCTGTGCTCCAGTAGTTGACTCTATCGAAGGTGTCACCCATGCTTTAAGAACGAACGAGTACAGAGACCGTAATGCTCAATACAATTGGATTATTGATGCGTTAGGTTTACGTAAGGTTGATATTTGGGATTTCGCCAGAGTCAATTTCGTCAGAACCTTATTGTCTAAGAGAAAGTTGCAATGGTTTGTTGATAAGAACTACGTATCCAACTGGGATGATCCAAGATTCCCAACTGTTAGAGGTGTTAGAAGAAGAGGTATGACGGTTGAAGGTATTAGAAACTTTATTATCGCTCAAGGCCCTTCAAGAAACATTATTAACTTAGATTGGTCTGTTATTTGGGCcttgaacaagaaaattattgacCCAGCTGCACCAAGGCATACTGCTGTCGATGCAAAAAACGTTGTTCCTGTCAAGTTGTTAAATGGACCATCTGAACCATTCACTGAAGAAAAGCCAAAACATAAAAAGAACCCAGAAGTCGGTAATAAACCTGTTATTTACTCTAATCAGGTCTTAATTGACCAAGCTGATGCTGAAGGCTTGGTAGACGGTGAAGAAATCACTTTTATGGACTGGGGTAatgttattatttctaaGGTTGTTAAGGAAGGTGATGTTgtcaaatcaattgaagcTAACTTACACTTGGAAGGGGATTTCCGTAAAACTTCCAAGAAAATCACTTGGTTGGCTGACACCAAGGATAAAGTTGAGGTTGAGTTAATGGACTTTGATCATTTGATTACTAAGgataaattagaagaaggTGATAGCTTTGAAGATTTCCTTACTCCACAAACTGAATTCACTGTTGAAGCTATTGCTGATTTAAGTGTCCGTAATATGAAGGCCGGCgatatcattcaatttgaaagaaaggGTTACTACAGAGTGGACCAACCTTACAGCGAAGGTAAGCGTCCAGTCTTATACAATATTCCTGACGGTAAGACAGTATCAAGATACGGGActaagaaataa
- a CDS encoding DEHA2F23078p (similar to CA0386|IPF4065 Candida albicans IPF4065), producing MSGSGPHRVFYKGDEADFVIFIEDTDLVEKYKKGDTTIPLIDIVGIYKVFINRQGGNEGVLDEASKQELTLQFGKSDVDEIIKIILKEGSDKSGTHLGRGGASKNDSIGNTFVNH from the coding sequence ATGTCAGGATCCGGACCACACAGAGTATTTTACAAAGGTGATGAAGCTGATTTCgttatcttcattgaagACACTGATttagttgaaaaatataagaaGGGAGATACAACAATCCCATTGATCGATATTGTTGGAATCTACAaagtttttattaatagaCAAGGTGGCAATGAAGGTGTATTAGATGAAGCTTCCAAGCAAGAATTAACTTTACAATTCGGCAAATctgatgttgatgaaattatcaagataATCTTGAAAGAGGGATCAGATAAGAGTGGTACCCACTTGGGTAGAGGGGGTGCATCCAAGAATGATTCAATTGGTAATACCTTTGTCAATCACTAA
- a CDS encoding DEHA2F23100p (some similarities with CA4497|IPF4064 Candida albicans IPF4064) has protein sequence MYGTHSSRSSSSVEILNPLVEAPAKFNIIPNSSHPHLPRTRSEPVSNMEKLATPESVKDFKAEQLGLSNISKISSEGDCNFSQHSEFYGKSTINIVNDQFTKETKNEALNLRNNTTIPSSKWSFTYPKDVFWIIEENDQIFEMNGVNGNRAATDEISHKDERNSVTRYVKDFDYIKDEQVLSPQESTYALTTSDYISPIPALTFSPQDKSITTQKYKLQKVLEELLDSEENYVVSLTLLLNYYLEPLVSNNIYRCGLPLITIKNLLSILIESHTNMLQQLRSLYHHPRNQDCERSIIYIATEVAKNIFDIGINVPIYEEYCNVYESVLKIIKDSDHINSKYKKDSNQAWVKGWKNYLEATQPISKRMDLSFLSLVQKPISRVAKYRLIIESLLKYSGTNSSIYTYCNLVKSKLNELNDNSREFIMNDNSSKINNFLNFDGTSFGIDLSSEFFGKCLMIGSLSVVWVENDNEKSSTMGVFLYKSHLIMSDISIRRNSKNEINFIIPLSICNLFSDPRECDGGLYSKYPHTMKVLFEYQYCQYEILIISINKTEQDVWYNYLDTLINHVNGPFKLGYTSSDSSKLIILYPENIIPYDVSLLKVSSYRKFKDYCYFKNPISLNIMIEFPIYQETMQNRYVLIEEGNQPMIYPQAYSHTILIVITKMERASAEMNLASMWSKELPLIFPNMQENKNKPTIKKSSSWSSLKIGMGSFRGLRTSHSFSEGINSLRLHTQHNVEQDHEEFSKFVHDPKKLKDTETIDADKIITSDVTDSEIRRINSKSYKFRNAVLGLFQISRSSSIKLTTD, from the coding sequence ATGTATGGTACACATTCAAGCAGAAGCAGCTCTTCTGTTGAAATACTTAACCCTTTGGTTGAAGCTCCAgcaaaatttaatataataccAAATAGTTCACACCCACATCTTCCTAGAACTAGATCAGAACCAGTATCTAATATGGAGAAACTAGCTACCCCAGAACTGGTAAAAGATTTTAAAGCAGAGCAGTTAGGGTTGTCTAATATATCTAAGATTTCTCTGGAAGGTGACTGCAATTTTTCGCAACATTCGGAATTTTATGGAAAAAgtacaataaatatagtAAATGATCAGTTTACAAAAGAAACTAAAAATGAAGCTTTAAATTTACGTAATAATACAACAATACCCAGTTCAAAGTGGTCATTTACATATCCGAAGGATGTTTTTTGGataatagaagaaaatgatcaaatttttgaaatgaaTGGTGTGAATGGAAATCGTGCTGCAACGGATGAAATATCGCATAAAGATGAGAGAAATTCAGTGACAAGATATGTGAAGGACTTCGATTACATTAAAGATGAACAAGTGTTATCGCCCCAAGAAAGTACGTATGCATTAACTACGTCAGATTATATTTCGCCTATACCTGCATTAACATTTTCTCCTCAAGACAAATCAATCACTACccagaaatataaattgcAAAAAGTATTGGAAGAATTGCTTGATAGTGAGGAAAACTACGTTGTATCATTAACTTTGCTACTTAATTACTACTTAGAACCACTAGTTAGCAACAACATCTATAGGTGTGGATTACCATTGATTACCATTAAGAATCTTTTATCAATACTAATAGAAAGCCACACCAATATGTTGCAACAATTGAGATCGTTGTACCATCATCCTCGAAATCAGGACTGTGAGCgatcaataatatacattGCTACGGAAGTTGCgaagaatatatttgacATTGGTATTAATGTTCCTAtttatgaagaatattgCAATGTTTATGAAAGTGtgttgaaaataataaaggaTTCTGACCatataaattctaaatATAAGAAAGATTCTAACCAAGCTTGGGTCAAAGGCTGGAAAAACTACTTAGAAGCAACACAACCTATCTCTAAGAGGATGGATTTGTCCTTCTTATCATTAGTGCAAAAACCCATTTCTAGAGTTGCCAAGTATAGGCTAATTATTGaatctttattgaaatatagtGGCACAAACAGCTCCATTTATACTTACTGCAACTTAGTCAAGTCGAAGctaaatgaattaaacGATAATTCAAGAGAGTTTATAATGAACGATAATAGCtctaaaattaataattttttgaacttTGATGGTACTTCCTTTGGAATTGACTTATCCCTGGAGTTCTTCGGAAAATGCTTGATGATCGGATCGTTATCAGTAGTTTGGGTcgaaaatgataatgagAAGTCAAGTACAATGGGAGTCTTCTTATATAAAAGTCATCTTATCATGAGTGATATTTCAATCAGAAGGAACTCGAAAAATGAGATTAACTTCATCATACCCTTATCAATTTGCAACCTTTTCAGTGACCCCAGAGAGTGCGATGGAGGactttattcaaaataccCCCATACAATGAAAGTACTATTTGAGTATCAGTACTGTCAGTACGAAATTTTGATCATTTCAATAAACAAGACAGAGCAGGACGTATGGTACAATTATCTCGATACATTAATCAATCATGTTAATGGACCTTTTAAATTAGGTTATACATCCTCCGATAGCTccaaattaataatattgtaCCCAGAAAACATAATTCCGTACGATGTTTCCCTTTTGAAAGTATCAAGCTATCGTAAATTCAAAGACTATTGCTACTTTAAAAATCCTATATCCTTAAACATCATGATTGAATTTCCTATCTACCAGGAAACGATGCAAAATAGATATGTTCTAATCGAAGAAGGAAATCAACCAATGATTTATCCACAAGCATATTCCCATACAATTTTAATAGTTATTACTAAAATGGAACGAGCTAGCGCAGAAATGAACCTTGCATCAATGTGGAGTAAGGAGTTACCTCTAATATTTCCCAATATGCAAGAAAATAAGAACAAACCAACCATAAAAAAAAGTTCAAGTTGGTCGCTGTTAAAAATAGGCATGGGATCCTTTCGTGGGTTAAGGACCTCCCATAGCTTCAGCGAGGGcatcaattcattaagGTTACACACTCAACATAACGTAGAGCAGGATCACgaagaattttcaaagtttgTACACGATCccaaaaaattaaaagataCAGAGACAATTGATGCTGACAAAATTATAACTTCCGACGTCACAGACTCTGAAATAAGACGTATCAATTCGAAATCGTATAAGTTCAGGAATGCTGTTCTAGGATTGTTCCAAATCTCCAGGTCTAGCTCGATAAAATTAACTACAGATTGA